In the Streptomyces sp. SJL17-4 genome, CCGCCCCGCGCTTCACGCGCGGGACGGCCCTTTCACATCAGCCTCAGGCAGCCGGTTCCGGCTCCGGCTCCTCGGCCGGTTCCGGCTCCGGGTCCACCGGGGTCTTCACCGAGTCGAGGAGCAGCTGGGCCACGTCCACGACCGTGACGGACTCCTTGGCCTTGCCCTCGTTCTTCTTGCCGTTGACCGAGTCGGTCAGCATGACCAGGCAGAACGGGCAGGCGGTGGAGACGATGTCCGGGTTGAGGGACAGGGCCTCCTCGACGCGCTCGTTGTTGATGCGCTTGCCGATCCGCTCCTCCATCCACATCCGGGCACCACCGGCGCCGCAGCAGAAGCCGCGCTCCTTGTGGCGGTGCATCTCCTGCTGGCGCAGGCCGGGGACGGCGGACATGATCTCGCGCGGCGGCGTGTAGACCTTGTTGTGACGGCCCAGGTAGCACGGGTCGTGGTACGTGATCAGACCGTCGACGGGGGTCACCGGGACCAGCTTGCCCTCGTCGATGAGGTGCTGGAGCAGCTGCGTGTGGTGGATGACCTCGAACTCGCCGCCCAGCTGGGGGTACTCGTTCGCGATGGTGTTGAAGCAGTGCGGGCAGGTCGCGACGATCTTCTTGGCCGACTTCGGCTTCTTCGTCGACTCGTCCTCGTCGTCCTCGCCGAACGCCATGTTCAGCATCGCGACGTTCTCGGCGCCGAGCTGCTGGAACAGCGGCTCGTTGCCCAGGCGGCGGGGCGAGTCACCCGTGCACTTCTCCTCGCCGCCCATGATCGCGAACTTGACGCCCGCCATGTGGAGGAGTTCCGCGAAGGCCTTCGTGGTCTTCTTGGCGCGGTCCTCCAGGGCGCCGGCGCAGCCGACCCAGTAGAGGTAGTCGACCTCGGTGAGGTCCTCGACGTCCTTGCCGACGATCGGGACCTCGAAGTCGACCTCCTTGGTCCACTCGACGCGCTGCTTCTTCGCCAGGCCCCAGGGGTTGCCCTTCTTCTCCAGGTTCTTCAGCATCGTGCCGGCCTCCGAGGGGAAGGCGGACTCGATCATCACCTGGTAGCGGCGCATGTCGACGATGTGGTCGATGTGCTCGATGTCGACCGGGCACTGCTCGACGCAGGCGCCGCAGGTGGTGCAGGACCACAGGACGTCGGGGTCGATGACGCCGTTCTCCTCGGCGGTGCCGATGAGGGGGCGCTCGGCCTCGGCGAGGGCCGACGCGGGGACGTCCTTGAGCTGCTCCTCGGTGGCCTTCTCGTTGCCCTCCATGTCCTTGCCGCCACCCGCGAGCAGGTACGGCGCCTTGGCGTGCGCGTGGTCGCGCAGCGACATGATGAGGAGCTTGGGGGAGAGGGGCTTGCCGGTGTTCCAGGCGGGGCACTGCGACTGGCAGCGGCCGCACTCGGTGCAGGTCGAGAAGTCGAGGATGCCCTTCCAGGAGAACTGCTCGACCTGGGAGACACCGAAGACGGCGTCCTCGGCCGGGTCCTCCCAGTCGATCTCCTTGCCCGCGGTCGTCATCGGCTGGAGCGCGCCGAGCGCGGTGGAGCCGTCGGCGTTCCGCTTGAACCAGATGTTCGGGAAGCCGAGGAAGCGGTGCCAGGCGACGCCCATGTTCGTGTTGAGCGAGACCGTGATCATCCAGGTGAAGGACGTGACGATCTTGAGCGCCGCGACGAAGTAGGTCAGGTGCTGGATCGTGCTCAGGTCCAGGCCGTCGAGCAGCGCGATCAGCGGGTACGAGGCGAAGAAGCCCGGCTCCCAGCCGGTGACGTGGTGCTGGACGCCTTCGAGGGCCCGCAGCGTCATGATGCAGAGGCCGACGATCAGGATGACGGCCTCGACGAAGTACGCCTGGCCGGTCTTGGAGCCCGCGAAGCGGGACTTGCGGCCCGCCCTGGTCGGCTTGCTGAGCTGCCGGATCACGATGAGGGTCACGATGCCCAGGACCGTCATCAGGCCGAGGAACTCGGTGAAGATCTCGTACGGCAGCCAGTCGCCGATGATCGGGATCAGCCAGTCGGCCTGGAAGAGCTGGCCGAAGGCGTTGACGATCGTCAGGAGCAGCGAGAAGAAGCCCACCGCCACGAACCAGTGCGCGAAGCCGACGATGCCCCAGCGGTTCATCCGGGTGTGGCCGAGGAATTCCTTGACCAGGGTCACGGTGCGCTGGGTGGGGTCACCGGTGCGGGTGCCGGCGGGCACGGGCTGCCCGAGGCGCACGAACCGGTAGATCTGCACGGTGGCACGACCGAACAGCGCGACGGCCACCACCGTGATGGCGATCGACACGATGATCGCGGCGAGTTGCATGAGGGGCTCCTCGGGCGGGCCTACTAAGCGGCTACTAAGCGGTAACTTATGGAGTCCGTGCTGAGATTACCCGTTCGGGGCCCCGTGCTGTAGCGGCGCTCGCGGTGATCTGTGTCGCTCAGGCAAACCTTGCCGCGCGACGCCTGCGGACTGCTGGAAGCGTACGCGCCAGGATCGTCAGATCCATCCCCAGCCAGTGGTGGTCCACATAGTGGAGGTCGAGCAGCTCACGCTCCTCCCACGGGAGGTCCGAGCGTCCGCTGATCTGCCACGGGCCGGTGAGCCCGGGGCGT is a window encoding:
- a CDS encoding (Fe-S)-binding protein, translated to MQLAAIIVSIAITVVAVALFGRATVQIYRFVRLGQPVPAGTRTGDPTQRTVTLVKEFLGHTRMNRWGIVGFAHWFVAVGFFSLLLTIVNAFGQLFQADWLIPIIGDWLPYEIFTEFLGLMTVLGIVTLIVIRQLSKPTRAGRKSRFAGSKTGQAYFVEAVILIVGLCIMTLRALEGVQHHVTGWEPGFFASYPLIALLDGLDLSTIQHLTYFVAALKIVTSFTWMITVSLNTNMGVAWHRFLGFPNIWFKRNADGSTALGALQPMTTAGKEIDWEDPAEDAVFGVSQVEQFSWKGILDFSTCTECGRCQSQCPAWNTGKPLSPKLLIMSLRDHAHAKAPYLLAGGGKDMEGNEKATEEQLKDVPASALAEAERPLIGTAEENGVIDPDVLWSCTTCGACVEQCPVDIEHIDHIVDMRRYQVMIESAFPSEAGTMLKNLEKKGNPWGLAKKQRVEWTKEVDFEVPIVGKDVEDLTEVDYLYWVGCAGALEDRAKKTTKAFAELLHMAGVKFAIMGGEEKCTGDSPRRLGNEPLFQQLGAENVAMLNMAFGEDDEDESTKKPKSAKKIVATCPHCFNTIANEYPQLGGEFEVIHHTQLLQHLIDEGKLVPVTPVDGLITYHDPCYLGRHNKVYTPPREIMSAVPGLRQQEMHRHKERGFCCGAGGARMWMEERIGKRINNERVEEALSLNPDIVSTACPFCLVMLTDSVNGKKNEGKAKESVTVVDVAQLLLDSVKTPVDPEPEPAEEPEPEPAA